From a region of the Enterobacter sp. JBIWA008 genome:
- the hscB gene encoding co-chaperone HscB, giving the protein MDYFTLFGLPAQYPIDLQVLTIRFQDLQRQYHPDKFASGTQAEQLAAVSHSATINQAWQTLRHPLARAEYLLSLHGFDLASEQHTVRDTAFLMEQLELREELDEIEQAKDEARLESFITRVKGMFDTRHQQMVEQLNNETWDVAADTVRKLRFLDKLRSSAEQLEEKLLDF; this is encoded by the coding sequence ATGGATTACTTCACTCTCTTCGGACTACCCGCTCAATACCCGATCGATCTGCAGGTGCTGACGATCCGTTTTCAGGATCTTCAGCGTCAGTATCATCCGGATAAATTCGCGAGTGGTACTCAGGCAGAACAGCTGGCTGCGGTATCGCATTCTGCGACCATCAACCAGGCCTGGCAGACGCTGCGTCACCCGCTGGCGCGTGCAGAATATCTGCTCTCGCTCCACGGTTTCGATCTGGCGAGCGAACAGCACACCGTGCGCGACACCGCGTTTCTGATGGAGCAGCTGGAGCTTCGTGAAGAGCTGGATGAGATTGAACAGGCCAAAGACGAAGCGCGTCTGGAAAGCTTTATCACGCGCGTGAAGGGCATGTTCGATACACGCCATCAGCAGATGGTGGAGCAACTGAACAACGAGACCTGGGACGTGGCGGCAGACACTGTGCGCAAACTCCGTTTTCTCGATAAACTGCGAAGCAGTGCTGAACAACTCGAAGAAAAGCTGCTCGATTTTTAA
- the iscA gene encoding iron-sulfur cluster assembly protein IscA — protein sequence MSITLSDSAAARVSSFLANRGKGFGLRLGVRTSGCSGMAYVLEFVDEPASDDTVFEDKGVKVVVDGKSLQFLNGTQLDFVKEGLNEGFKFTNPNVKDECGCGESFHV from the coding sequence ATGTCGATTACCCTTAGCGACAGCGCTGCCGCGCGAGTAAGCTCTTTTCTGGCGAACCGTGGTAAAGGCTTTGGCCTGCGACTGGGCGTACGTACCTCCGGCTGTTCTGGTATGGCTTACGTACTGGAGTTTGTTGACGAGCCGGCGTCTGACGACACCGTGTTTGAAGACAAGGGCGTGAAGGTGGTGGTCGATGGCAAAAGCCTGCAATTCCTCAACGGCACTCAGCTGGACTTCGTTAAAGAAGGCCTGAACGAAGGGTTCAAGTTCACGAACCCGAACGTCAAAGACGAGTGTGGTTGCGGCGAAAGCTTCCACGTTTAA
- the iscU gene encoding Fe-S cluster assembly scaffold IscU, whose product MAYSEKVIDHYENPRNVGSFDNSDESVGSGMVGAPACGDVMKLQIKVNNEGIIEDARFKTYGCGSAIASSSLVTEWVKGKSLDEAQAIKNTDIAEELELPPVKIHCSILAEDAIKAAIADYKSKREAK is encoded by the coding sequence ATGGCATACAGCGAAAAAGTCATCGATCATTACGAGAACCCGCGCAACGTTGGCTCTTTTGACAACAGCGACGAATCTGTCGGTAGCGGCATGGTCGGTGCACCGGCGTGTGGCGACGTGATGAAGTTGCAGATTAAAGTCAACAATGAAGGTATCATTGAAGACGCGCGCTTCAAGACCTACGGCTGCGGTTCTGCTATCGCGTCCAGCTCCCTGGTTACCGAATGGGTGAAGGGCAAGTCTCTGGACGAAGCACAGGCAATCAAGAACACGGATATTGCTGAAGAACTCGAACTGCCACCGGTGAAAATTCACTGTTCAATTCTGGCAGAAGACGCGATCAAAGCCGCCATTGCGGATTACAAAAGCAAACGTGAAGCAAAATAA
- the iscS gene encoding cysteine desulfurase has translation MKLPIYLDYSATTPVDPRVAEKMMQCLTLDGNFGNPASRSHRFGWHAEEAVDIARNQIADLVGADPREIVFTSGATESDNLAIKGAANFYQKKGKHIITSKTEHKAVLDTCRQLEREGFEVTYLAPQSNGIIALKELEAAMRDDTILVSIMHVNNEIGVVQDIATIGEMCRARGIIYHVDATQSVGKLPIDLSQLKVDLMSFSGHKIYGPKGIGALYVRRKPRIRIEAQMHGGGHERGMRSGTLPVHQIVGMGEAYRIAKEEMETEMARLRTLRNRLWDGVKDMEEVYLNGDLEQGAPNILNVSFNYVEGESLIMALKDLAVSSGSACTSASLEPSYVLRALGMTDELAHSSIRFSLGRFTTEEEIDYTIKLVRNSIGRLRDLSPLWEMFKQGVDLNSIEWSHH, from the coding sequence ATGAAATTACCGATTTATCTCGATTACTCCGCAACCACGCCGGTGGACCCGCGTGTTGCCGAGAAAATGATGCAGTGTCTGACTCTGGACGGAAACTTTGGTAACCCAGCTTCCCGTTCACACCGTTTTGGCTGGCATGCTGAAGAGGCGGTTGATATCGCCCGTAATCAGATTGCTGACCTGGTGGGTGCCGATCCGCGTGAGATTGTTTTCACCTCCGGTGCGACCGAATCCGACAACCTGGCGATCAAAGGTGCAGCCAACTTTTATCAGAAAAAAGGCAAGCACATTATCACCAGCAAAACCGAACACAAAGCCGTGCTGGACACCTGTCGTCAGCTGGAGCGTGAAGGGTTCGAAGTAACCTATCTGGCCCCACAGAGTAACGGGATCATCGCCCTGAAAGAGCTCGAAGCGGCCATGCGCGATGACACCATTCTGGTTTCCATCATGCACGTTAACAACGAAATCGGCGTCGTTCAGGACATCGCGACCATCGGCGAAATGTGCCGTGCGCGCGGTATCATCTACCACGTGGACGCGACCCAGAGCGTGGGCAAACTGCCTATCGACCTGAGCCAGCTGAAAGTGGACCTGATGTCCTTCTCCGGCCACAAAATCTATGGCCCGAAAGGGATCGGCGCGCTGTACGTTCGTCGTAAGCCACGTATCCGTATCGAAGCTCAGATGCACGGCGGCGGTCACGAGCGCGGCATGCGTTCCGGTACGCTGCCTGTTCACCAGATCGTGGGCATGGGCGAAGCGTACCGCATTGCAAAAGAAGAGATGGAAACCGAGATGGCACGCCTGCGTACGCTGCGTAACCGTCTGTGGGACGGCGTGAAGGATATGGAAGAAGTGTATCTGAACGGCGATCTCGAGCAGGGCGCACCAAACATTCTCAACGTTAGCTTCAACTATGTTGAAGGCGAATCGCTGATCATGGCCCTGAAAGACCTGGCCGTTTCTTCCGGTTCTGCCTGTACGTCTGCTAGCCTGGAGCCATCCTACGTGCTGCGCGCGCTGGGTATGACCGACGAGCTGGCACACAGCTCTATCCGTTTCTCTTTAGGTCGTTTCACTACCGAAGAAGAGATTGACTACACCATCAAGCTGGTTCGCAACTCCATTGGCCGTCTGCGCGACCTTTCTCCACTGTGGGAAATGTTCAAGCAGGGCGTGGATCTGAACAGCATTGAATGGTCACATCACTAA
- the iscR gene encoding Fe-S cluster assembly transcriptional regulator IscR: MRLTSKGRYAVTAMLDVALNSEAGPVPLADISERQGISLSYLEQLFSRLRKNGLVSSVRGPGGGYLLGKDAGSIAVGEVISAVDESVDATRCQGKGGCQGGDKCLTHALWRDLSDRLTGFLNNITLGELVNNQEVLDVSGRQHGQDSQRSTRAQDAIDVKLRA, encoded by the coding sequence ATGAGACTGACATCTAAAGGGCGTTATGCCGTGACCGCGATGCTGGACGTTGCGCTCAACTCCGAAGCGGGCCCGGTTCCGTTGGCTGATATTTCTGAACGACAAGGGATCTCCCTCTCTTATCTGGAACAGCTGTTCTCCAGACTGCGTAAAAATGGACTGGTTTCCAGCGTTCGTGGCCCAGGCGGCGGTTATCTGCTGGGTAAAGACGCGGGCAGTATTGCAGTTGGTGAAGTGATTAGCGCAGTTGACGAATCCGTTGACGCGACCCGTTGCCAGGGTAAAGGCGGCTGCCAGGGCGGCGATAAATGCCTGACCCATGCGCTGTGGCGCGATCTGAGCGACCGTCTCACCGGCTTCCTGAACAACATCACCCTGGGTGAACTGGTCAATAACCAGGAAGTTCTGGATGTCTCTGGTCGTCAGCACGGTCAGGATTCCCAACGCAGCACCCGCGCGCAGGACGCTATCGACGTCAAACTGCGCGCGTAA
- the trmJ gene encoding tRNA (cytosine(32)/uridine(32)-2'-O)-methyltransferase TrmJ: MLQNIRIVLVETSHTGNMGSVARAMKTMGLTNLWLVNPLVKPDSQAIALAAGASDVIGNAQIVDTLDEALAGCSLVVGTSARSRTLPWPMLDPRECGLKSVSEAEQAPVALVFGRERVGLTNDELQKCHYHVAIAANPEYSSLNLAMAVQVIAYEVRMAWLATQEKPVEPKEETTYPLVDDLERFYGHLEQTLLSTGFIREGHPGQVMNKLRRMFTRARPESQELNILRGILASIEQKNKG, encoded by the coding sequence ATGCTGCAAAACATTCGAATCGTGCTGGTCGAAACATCGCACACCGGCAACATGGGCTCCGTTGCCCGCGCTATGAAAACCATGGGCTTAACGAACCTGTGGCTGGTTAACCCGCTGGTGAAACCTGACTCGCAGGCCATCGCCCTGGCGGCCGGTGCCAGCGACGTGATCGGCAACGCTCAGATCGTCGATACCCTTGACGAAGCGCTGGCCGGCTGCAGCCTCGTTGTCGGCACGAGCGCGCGCTCCCGCACGCTGCCGTGGCCGATGCTGGACCCGCGCGAATGCGGCCTGAAAAGCGTCTCAGAAGCGGAGCAGGCACCGGTTGCGCTGGTATTTGGCCGCGAGCGCGTTGGCCTCACCAACGACGAGCTGCAGAAGTGCCACTATCACGTAGCCATCGCGGCGAACCCGGAATACAGCTCGCTGAATCTGGCGATGGCGGTGCAGGTTATCGCCTACGAAGTGCGTATGGCGTGGCTGGCGACGCAGGAGAAACCGGTCGAACCAAAAGAAGAAACGACCTACCCGCTGGTGGACGATCTTGAGCGCTTCTACGGTCACCTGGAGCAGACGCTGCTCTCAACCGGCTTTATCCGCGAAGGCCACCCGGGCCAGGTAATGAACAAGCTGCGCCGTATGTTTACCCGCGCGCGACCGGAAAGCCAGGAGCTGAACATCCTGCGCGGGATTCTGGCGTCGATTGAGCAGAAAAATAAAGGATAG
- the suhB gene encoding inositol-1-monophosphatase, with translation MHPMLTIAVRAARKAGNVIAKHYETPDSVETSQKGSNDFVTNVDKAAEAIIIETIRKSYPQHTIITEESGEHEGTDQDVQWVIDPLDGTTNFVKRLPHFSVSIAVRIKGRTEVAVVYDPMRNELFTATRGQGAQLNGYRLRCSNARDLDGTILATGFPFKAKQHATTYMNILGKLFTECADFRRTGSAALDLAYVATGRVDGYFELSLKPWDFAAGELIAREAGAIVCDFTGGHNYMSTGNIVAGNPRVVKAMLANMRDELSDALKR, from the coding sequence ATGCATCCGATGCTGACCATCGCCGTGCGCGCAGCGCGCAAGGCGGGTAATGTAATTGCCAAACACTACGAAACGCCAGACTCCGTAGAAACCAGCCAGAAAGGCAGCAATGATTTCGTGACTAACGTCGATAAAGCCGCAGAAGCGATTATTATCGAAACGATCCGCAAATCTTACCCGCAGCACACCATCATCACCGAAGAAAGCGGTGAACATGAAGGTACCGATCAGGATGTTCAATGGGTTATCGATCCACTGGATGGCACCACCAACTTCGTCAAACGTCTGCCACACTTCTCTGTGTCTATCGCAGTACGCATTAAAGGCCGTACTGAAGTTGCCGTTGTTTACGATCCAATGCGTAACGAACTGTTCACCGCAACCCGCGGTCAGGGCGCACAGCTGAACGGCTACCGTCTGCGCTGCAGCAACGCGCGCGATCTGGACGGCACCATTCTGGCGACCGGTTTCCCGTTCAAGGCGAAACAGCACGCGACCACCTATATGAATATCCTGGGCAAACTGTTCACCGAATGCGCGGACTTCCGCCGCACCGGTTCTGCCGCGCTGGATCTGGCCTACGTGGCGACAGGCCGCGTTGACGGTTACTTCGAGCTGTCACTGAAGCCATGGGACTTTGCTGCGGGCGAGCTGATCGCACGTGAAGCAGGCGCCATCGTGTGTGATTTCACCGGCGGCCATAACTATATGTCTACCGGCAACATCGTTGCGGGTAACCCACGCGTTGTTAAAGCCATGCTGGCAAACATGCGTGATGAACTGAGCGATGCGCTGAAGCGTTAA
- a CDS encoding nickel/cobalt transporter: MSVISSPVRKPRRWLHLWPLALFLLFAVCGSVWLWQAWPQVMMKSIVWQREVNQQMSGLLKAVAENPTKAGGSLLAFSFIYGVLHALGPGHGKIVITTWLATHPSKLKSSIGLTLASSLLQGCVAIALVVIVLSLLQLPARQLHMSSFWLEKGSYALVGVLGLILCWRALKKLRVLLQKPKFKTFTPHHVHDERCGCGHQHLPTQEQLQSGDDWRARLMIVLSMGMRPCSGAIMVLLFSKVIGVFGWGMLSALAMAAGTSLTISSLALLVHSFRQLAVKLSGNKTPVLWRQVGWTTLALAGGVILLVATVMMWMSAVPSNTLSPLGRGLG; the protein is encoded by the coding sequence ATGTCAGTGATCTCTTCTCCGGTCCGGAAACCGCGCCGCTGGCTTCACCTCTGGCCGCTTGCGCTCTTTTTGCTGTTCGCCGTTTGCGGTTCGGTCTGGCTATGGCAGGCCTGGCCGCAGGTCATGATGAAAAGCATCGTCTGGCAGCGTGAGGTCAACCAGCAGATGAGCGGTCTGCTAAAGGCGGTGGCTGAGAACCCGACCAAAGCGGGCGGTTCCCTGCTGGCGTTCAGCTTTATCTATGGCGTTCTGCACGCGCTGGGGCCGGGGCACGGCAAAATTGTCATCACAACCTGGCTCGCCACACATCCGTCGAAGCTGAAATCGAGTATCGGCCTGACGCTGGCCTCCTCGCTGCTTCAGGGCTGCGTGGCGATTGCGCTCGTCGTGATAGTGCTTTCGCTGTTACAGCTTCCCGCACGCCAGCTGCACATGAGCAGCTTCTGGCTGGAGAAGGGAAGCTACGCGCTGGTTGGCGTGCTGGGGCTGATCCTCTGCTGGCGGGCGCTGAAAAAGCTGCGCGTGCTGCTGCAAAAGCCGAAATTCAAAACCTTTACGCCGCACCACGTTCATGATGAACGCTGCGGCTGCGGACATCAGCATTTGCCCACGCAGGAACAATTGCAGAGCGGCGACGACTGGCGCGCGCGGCTGATGATTGTTCTCTCGATGGGCATGCGCCCGTGTTCGGGGGCAATCATGGTGCTGCTGTTCAGCAAGGTGATAGGCGTGTTTGGCTGGGGAATGCTTTCCGCGCTGGCGATGGCGGCAGGAACGTCTCTCACCATTTCGTCTTTAGCGCTGCTGGTGCACAGCTTCCGTCAGCTGGCGGTCAAACTCAGCGGCAATAAAACGCCGGTGCTGTGGCGACAGGTAGGGTGGACAACGCTTGCGCTGGCGGGTGGGGTCATTCTGCTGGTGGCTACGGTGATGATGTGGATGAGCGCGGTGCCATCTAACACCCTCTCCCCTTTGGGGAGAGGGCTGGGCTGA
- a CDS encoding DUF1007 family protein: MQTVKQSAMALFLAVISFTASAHPHSFIDLQTELVTDGTQLSGLKMRWTMDEITSADLLYDAGNAKPGDEIWKELAAEVMANVLGQHYFTEFWHNGQKVKFLNRPTEYGMTRDGHQAVLTFVLPLAHPQPLAGQTYRFSTFDPTYYVDMRYDKDSDVRLPDALQKSCKIGVHTPKPSEETLNFAVSLDKEDAPPEDMELGKQFAQEVTLQCQ; encoded by the coding sequence ATGCAAACAGTTAAACAAAGTGCGATGGCGTTATTTTTGGCGGTTATCAGCTTCACCGCCAGCGCACATCCTCACAGTTTTATTGACCTTCAAACCGAGCTGGTCACCGACGGCACGCAGCTGAGCGGCCTGAAGATGCGCTGGACGATGGATGAAATCACCTCGGCCGATCTGCTCTACGATGCGGGAAACGCGAAGCCCGGCGATGAAATCTGGAAAGAGCTGGCGGCGGAAGTGATGGCCAACGTGCTCGGCCAGCACTACTTCACGGAGTTCTGGCACAACGGGCAAAAGGTCAAATTTCTGAACCGACCCACGGAATACGGTATGACGCGTGACGGGCACCAGGCGGTGCTGACGTTCGTGCTTCCTCTGGCGCATCCGCAGCCGCTGGCGGGGCAAACGTACCGTTTTTCCACCTTTGACCCTACCTACTATGTCGACATGCGCTATGACAAAGACAGCGACGTACGGCTGCCGGACGCCCTGCAAAAAAGCTGCAAAATTGGCGTGCACACCCCGAAACCCAGCGAGGAGACGCTGAACTTTGCGGTCTCTCTCGACAAGGAAGATGCACCGCCTGAGGATATGGAGTTGGGTAAACAGTTCGCGCAGGAGGTGACGTTACAATGTCAGTGA
- the csiE gene encoding stationary phase inducible protein CsiE — MMTTLEIPSVLSSSQRRCQVLLMLYLPDAAVTAQSIIAANGVDDAMARQDIAETRDEIQRYHRLDIVTHHDGSYRIEGSALNQRLCLLHWLRRALRLCPQFVSHQFTPALKTALKQHGIARPLYDDANLRALIGFCSRKLQRQFECRDVQFLQLYLQYCLIQHQLGNTPQFSHVQRSWTQSRGEYFTAQEIVRHWRRRVPQGAHGDEQLFLALLFMMLRTPDPVLDKHQQDQRLRRAIVRMVARFRSQTGMNFSDEQGLTDQLYIHLAQALDRSLFEIGIDTSLPEEIHRLYPRLLRTTKEALFELETEFGLRFSDEEMSLVAVIFGAWLMQESDLHEKQVILLTGDDKASEDLIEQQLRELTLLPLNIRYLTLQAFQKEGAPREAALVITPYPTVLPLFSPPLIHAVETLNPQQQEHIRVMLES, encoded by the coding sequence ATGATGACGACGCTTGAAATTCCATCTGTGCTTTCCAGTTCGCAGCGCCGCTGCCAGGTGCTTTTGATGCTTTACCTGCCCGATGCTGCCGTCACCGCACAGAGCATAATTGCTGCCAACGGGGTGGACGACGCGATGGCACGGCAAGATATAGCCGAGACGCGCGATGAAATCCAGCGCTATCACCGGCTGGACATCGTCACGCACCACGACGGCAGCTACCGAATTGAAGGCTCAGCCCTGAATCAGCGTTTATGCCTGCTGCACTGGCTGCGTCGGGCGCTGCGGCTTTGCCCACAGTTTGTCTCGCACCAGTTTACCCCCGCATTAAAAACCGCGCTTAAACAACACGGCATTGCGCGGCCGCTATACGACGATGCGAACCTGCGGGCGCTGATCGGCTTCTGCTCACGCAAGCTTCAGCGCCAGTTTGAATGCCGCGACGTCCAGTTTTTACAGCTTTATTTACAATACTGCCTTATTCAGCACCAGCTCGGGAATACGCCGCAGTTTTCTCACGTTCAGCGCAGCTGGACCCAGTCGAGAGGGGAGTATTTTACGGCCCAGGAGATCGTGCGTCACTGGAGACGGCGCGTGCCGCAGGGTGCGCACGGCGATGAACAGCTGTTTCTGGCGCTGCTGTTTATGATGCTCCGCACGCCCGATCCGGTGCTCGATAAACACCAGCAGGATCAGCGCTTGCGCCGGGCCATCGTGCGCATGGTCGCCCGTTTTCGCTCGCAGACCGGAATGAACTTCAGCGACGAGCAAGGGCTGACCGATCAGCTGTATATCCATCTTGCTCAGGCGCTGGACCGCTCGCTGTTTGAGATTGGCATCGACACTAGCCTGCCGGAGGAGATCCATCGTCTCTATCCCCGGCTGTTACGCACCACGAAGGAAGCGCTGTTTGAGCTGGAAACGGAATTTGGGCTGCGTTTTTCTGATGAAGAAATGAGCCTTGTCGCGGTGATTTTCGGCGCCTGGCTGATGCAGGAGAGCGATCTGCACGAAAAACAGGTGATCCTGCTGACGGGAGACGATAAAGCCAGTGAGGATCTGATTGAACAGCAGCTTCGCGAGCTGACGCTGCTGCCGCTCAACATTCGCTATCTGACGCTGCAGGCTTTCCAGAAAGAGGGGGCGCCGCGCGAAGCCGCGCTGGTTATCACCCCCTACCCTACCGTCCTGCCGCTGTTCTCGCCGCCGCTGATTCATGCCGTTGAGACATTGAACCCGCAGCAGCAAGAACATATTCGCGTCATGCTTGAATCATAG
- a CDS encoding 3-phenylpropionate MFS transporter, producing the protein MVLHSTRWLALSYFTYFFSYGIFLPFWSVWLKGIGLSPETIGVLLGAGLVARFLGSLLIAPRVSDPSLLIRAVRILALLTLVFVACFWVSHQFAWLMVVMVGFNLFFSPLVPLTDALANTWQKQITMDYGRVRLWGSIAFVIGSALVGKLVSLYDYRAILALLSIGIASMLLGMLLRPSVMPQGESRHQESAGWPAWRSLVAQSWRFLACVCLLQGAHAAYYGFSAIYWQGAGYSASAVGYLWSLGVVAEVIIFALSKKLFRRFGARDLLLLSAVCGVARWGIMGWTTDLPWLIVAQILHCGTFTVCHLAAMRYIAAREGGDVIRLQAVYSAVAMGGSIAIMTVFAGFLYQHLGHGVFWVMALVALPAIVVRPKVAARASL; encoded by the coding sequence ATGGTCTTGCATTCCACGCGCTGGCTGGCGCTCAGCTATTTCACCTATTTCTTTAGCTACGGTATTTTTCTGCCCTTCTGGAGCGTCTGGCTCAAGGGTATCGGCCTGTCGCCCGAGACCATCGGTGTCCTGCTGGGGGCCGGGCTGGTGGCGCGTTTCCTCGGTAGCCTGCTGATTGCCCCGCGCGTCAGCGATCCCTCCTTGCTGATTAGGGCCGTGCGCATTCTTGCTCTGCTGACGCTGGTCTTTGTTGCCTGCTTCTGGGTCAGCCACCAGTTTGCCTGGCTGATGGTGGTGATGGTCGGCTTTAATCTGTTCTTCTCACCGCTGGTACCGCTGACGGATGCCCTGGCGAACACCTGGCAAAAGCAGATCACCATGGACTACGGCCGCGTGCGCCTGTGGGGCTCAATTGCCTTTGTGATCGGCTCTGCGCTGGTGGGCAAACTGGTCAGCCTTTACGATTACCGCGCCATTCTCGCCCTGCTGAGTATCGGTATTGCCTCTATGCTGCTGGGCATGCTGCTGCGTCCGTCGGTGATGCCGCAGGGGGAAAGCCGCCATCAGGAGAGCGCCGGCTGGCCCGCCTGGCGCAGCCTGGTGGCCCAGAGCTGGCGTTTTCTGGCGTGTGTTTGTCTGCTTCAGGGGGCGCATGCGGCGTACTATGGCTTCAGCGCCATCTACTGGCAGGGGGCGGGATACTCTGCTTCCGCAGTGGGCTATCTGTGGTCGCTGGGCGTGGTGGCCGAAGTCATTATTTTCGCCCTGAGCAAGAAGCTGTTCCGTCGCTTTGGCGCGCGAGACCTGCTGCTGCTTTCCGCCGTGTGCGGCGTGGCGCGCTGGGGCATTATGGGCTGGACGACCGATCTGCCATGGCTGATAGTGGCGCAAATCCTTCACTGCGGCACCTTTACCGTATGTCATCTGGCGGCGATGCGCTATATCGCTGCGCGCGAGGGTGGAGATGTTATTCGTCTGCAGGCCGTCTATTCGGCGGTTGCGATGGGGGGCAGTATTGCGATCATGACGGTCTTTGCGGGGTTCCTCTACCAGCACCTGGGGCATGGCGTCTTTTGGGTGATGGCGCTGGTCGCCTTACCCGCAATCGTTGTTCGCCCTAAAGTGGCCGCTCGCGCGTCGCTATGA
- a CDS encoding DoxX family protein, which translates to MNSLRYFDFGQSRHLLLLIGRIALVVLFIIFGYPKLTGFSGTVQYMTSLGTPMPMLAAIIAVVMEVPAAILIVLGFFTRPLAVLFVFYTLGTAIIGHHYWDMTGDAVVPNMINFYKNVSIAGAFILLAIVGPGAISLDRR; encoded by the coding sequence ATGAACTCACTACGTTATTTCGATTTCGGTCAGTCACGTCACCTGCTGCTGCTGATTGGCCGCATCGCGCTTGTCGTGCTGTTTATTATCTTTGGTTATCCAAAACTGACGGGGTTTAGCGGCACCGTGCAATATATGACCTCGCTGGGTACGCCGATGCCCATGCTGGCGGCTATTATTGCGGTGGTGATGGAAGTGCCTGCCGCCATCCTGATCGTGCTGGGCTTTTTCACCCGTCCTCTCGCGGTACTGTTTGTATTCTATACGCTGGGCACGGCGATTATCGGTCACCATTACTGGGATATGACCGGTGATGCGGTCGTGCCGAACATGATTAATTTCTATAAGAACGTCAGTATTGCTGGCGCCTTTATTTTGCTGGCCATTGTTGGTCCGGGAGCCATTTCCCTCGACCGGCGTTAA
- the glyA gene encoding serine hydroxymethyltransferase: MLKREMNIADYDAELWQAMEQEKVRQEEHIELIASENYTSPRVMQAQGSQLTNKYAEGYPGKRYYGGCEYVDIVEQLAIDRAKELFGADYANVQPHSGSQANFAVYTALLQPGDTVLGMNLAQGGHLTHGSPVNFSGKLYNIIPYGIDESGKIDYEDMAKQAKEHKPKMIIGGFSAYSGIVDWAKMREIADSIGAYLFVDMAHVAGLIAAGVYPNPVPHAHVVTTTTHKTLAGPRGGLILAKGGDEELYKKLNSAVFPSAQGGPLMHVIAAKAVALKEAMEPEFKVYQQQVAKNAKAMVEVFLNRGYKVVSGGTENHLFLLDLVDKNLTGKEADAALGRANITVNKNSVPNDPKSPFVTSGIRIGSPAVTRRGFKEAEVKELAGWMCDVLDNINDEAVIERVKGKVLDICARFPVYA, from the coding sequence ATGTTAAAGCGTGAAATGAACATTGCCGATTATGATGCCGAACTGTGGCAGGCTATGGAGCAGGAAAAAGTACGTCAGGAAGAGCACATCGAACTGATCGCCTCCGAAAACTACACCAGCCCGCGCGTTATGCAGGCGCAGGGTTCTCAGCTGACCAACAAATACGCTGAAGGTTATCCGGGCAAGCGCTATTACGGCGGTTGCGAGTACGTTGATATCGTTGAGCAGCTGGCTATCGACCGTGCGAAAGAACTTTTTGGCGCTGACTACGCAAACGTGCAGCCGCACTCTGGCTCTCAGGCTAACTTCGCGGTCTACACCGCGCTGCTGCAGCCGGGCGATACCGTTCTGGGTATGAACCTGGCGCAGGGCGGCCACCTGACTCACGGCTCCCCGGTTAACTTCTCCGGCAAACTGTACAACATCATCCCTTACGGTATTGATGAGTCCGGTAAAATTGACTACGAAGATATGGCTAAGCAGGCTAAAGAGCACAAGCCGAAGATGATCATCGGTGGCTTCTCTGCTTACTCCGGTATCGTTGACTGGGCAAAAATGCGTGAAATCGCAGACAGCATCGGTGCTTACCTGTTCGTCGACATGGCGCACGTTGCGGGCCTGATTGCCGCTGGCGTTTACCCGAACCCGGTTCCACACGCTCACGTTGTGACCACCACCACCCACAAAACCCTGGCGGGTCCACGCGGTGGCCTGATCCTGGCGAAAGGCGGTGACGAAGAGCTGTACAAAAAACTGAACTCCGCCGTATTCCCAAGCGCGCAGGGCGGCCCGCTGATGCACGTTATCGCGGCTAAAGCGGTCGCGCTGAAAGAAGCGATGGAGCCTGAGTTCAAGGTTTATCAGCAGCAGGTTGCTAAGAACGCCAAAGCGATGGTGGAAGTGTTCCTGAACCGTGGCTACAAAGTGGTCTCCGGCGGTACTGAAAACCACCTGTTCCTGCTGGATCTGGTTGATAAGAACCTGACCGGTAAAGAAGCTGACGCAGCCCTGGGCCGTGCCAACATCACCGTGAACAAAAACAGCGTTCCAAACGATCCGAAGAGCCCGTTCGTGACGTCCGGTATCCGTATCGGTTCTCCGGCCGTGACTCGCCGCGGCTTCAAAGAAGCGGAAGTGAAAGAGCTGGCTGGCTGGATGTGTGACGTTCTGGACAACATCAATGACGAAGCGGTTATCGAGCGCGTCAAAGGTAAAGTTCTGGATATCTGCGCACGCTTCCCGGTATACGCATAA